The nucleotide window AGGTCACGTATAATAAAAATATAACCACAGCTGAATGTGTATTAGAATACAGGACAAATTACGCTCTCAGTTCCTTGTATAGAAGGCAAAAAATATGGTCTCGAATATAGTATAGTCAAGTTGCAAGGTCAGGGTTGTATGGTATGTTCTCCAAATCATTTTTTGCATTTTTGGTCGCAGCATGAAATTGCACAGATACTCACCAGCTAGGCCCACCTAAGAAATATTACTGGGGCCAGATCGACATTTGGAATGGACAATAGGCCCCAAATGCGACCTCTGGAGACCAACAATATTACCATCAGGTGCATTCATGTAAACTGCACCTTTGTACATCCACTCTTCAGTTTCATCGCTGTAGAAATCCTCAAATGGCTCTTGACATAAAGCACATGTTGTTTGGTTTTCATCGGCAGGAACAGCCATTTCTTTCTCTTTATTTCTGTCAGGGATTGGTTCCGTGAGCTCGAAAGAAGGAACACCATCATTTCCTACCGTTTCTGCTGCTCTTAACCATTCCCCCACAGTGACAAAATATTTACGTGAAGATTGCTTGCGATTTTTGGAATTTCTGTTTTTCGTAACATGCCAATCCATATGAGCACGGTGCTCTTCCTGGCATTTAAAACGAAGGCCACACGTTTTGCATTGCCTGTGGAGATCCTGATACAGAGCATTAATGACAGACTCGTTCCGCACCTTGAGGTCTACATTGAAGTCAACTCCAACAGAGTCCTAAATGAACATGTATACATATACAATAAAAATCATTGTATTAACTGCATAACAAAATAATATTAGATAGCTGTAACGTAATAAGATGCACACATGCATGAGAAGTACCTGAGGTTGACTAGAAGGCTCCAGTGTAATTACACCATGATTCATAAGGTTACTTAAAATTCCAGAGAAATATGTTGTAGGCCCACCAACTTGTGATGAAGATGGACCCATCTGCAACGAAGCAGGAGGTAGGCCACGATGTAATGGAGGCAGAGCAAAACTAGACACTGACGACACACCATAGGGTTGCACAGTAGGTGTTACAGAAAAGGTGTTTGGTAGAGGTGTAACTGGTGGTACTGCTGCACTACCTCCTTGTCCTTGGAATGGATTTTGGGGGGGAGCTATAGGCATGCTGGGGGCAAAGCTTCTAAATGCCTCCGGAGGATGGGAATGGGAATGAGGATGAAACTGTGGCACATCATGAGGCTGAGATTGATTTCCAAAATTTGTACCTTGATTTTGTTGACTCGATGACAACAAATCTGGGTGCTGGTATGGTGGTTGAGCTAAGTTACCGGTACTTACAGTTTTCCGATCCAATGCATCATATAGATGCCGAGGAACAAATACAGATGAATTGACTCCATGCCTGATAAATGGCCTAACTTCAAGACTATCTGTTGCACCTCTAATATCTTTTGTATTATGTGGTGGTTGACTATGATGATGAAGAGGCCATTCTATGGGAGCAGGAGCAGGCGAGGACCTATTAGTCAAGGGTAAGTCTACATGCATAGCATCATATGGACCACCAGTGGCCAACATCTTGACAGGCATTTCAACATCAGTGGGCAGTGCCAACCTATTCAGTGTTGATGAAGGTTGAGGTGCTTGTATTCGCAAAGGCAGGCCATTAGTCTGCTGCCACGGTGGAGCTGACATAGCAAGAATTCTTCCAGGATCAAGGGTATTCTCAGAACTATGGTACTCTGAAATAGCTCCATTTTGCAGACCAAAATTGCCTGGATATCTCCTACTAGTGGCTATGTCAACATGCTGCAAAAAAGACCAACGCTAAGTCAACAGGTAGTAAAGCGGGTCCACCTCAATACAACATTAGCTTATAAGTTGAACTGATAAAGGATTAAATATTGATAAGTTGCATTTAAACATTATGGCAATGGAGTAATATATTCCAGGACTGCACCATCCTTGCTACTGGTTTCTCTGAAGTCAAAACTGAACACTGTCCAAGAGAATCAAATGAGGTAGCCCATGACACTGCTAAAAGTTGTTTCCTTTCTCTTGAAACTAGTGTTTGGGATGAAGACCCTACTGGTTGCACTATGCCCATGATGATAAACGACATAACTCCATTTTGAGAAGCAATAAAGATAGCCACAAggcattccctcaaaaaaaagtGCACTATTCAGAATTCAAACTTCAGAAGGCTACTTTGGAATCTACTACGCATGGTGTATGCACTCCTGAGTGTTAAAAAACTTGTTTGCAGACAGAATATATGCATTTCCATAGCATTCAAGTTCCAAAACCCAAATGAAGAAGTGCTGAAGTGGAAAGTCTGTTTTGTTCAAGTGATCCCTAACATTGTATGCAGGTAGTGAAGATGCATATGGACAAATATGTAGCCCATCAAAAGGAAAAGAATCACCATGAAAGAAAACATATAAGCCATACGAGACAGATACCCTTTTCAGTCATAAAATGTAACAACAATATCTTCGTACATAATTAGATTAGCTGCCAGAAATCTATGATTTGTTGCAAAGAATACTTCCACAAAACATAACTGTATAATTAATCAAATTTACAAACACACAAATAAAAATTGCTGATCTAGGTTGTATAAAACTGTCATCATGATAAAGTGAAAAACAAATTATATCTCAAAGCAGGGGTTAAAAGATCAATAGAAGAAAAATCATCGAAAAAGGAGAAGTGATAGAAGGTATGAGAAGTGTTGTGTCGATGTTACTATTCATTGTAATAAAAAAAAGGTCAGACAAGCGTACACCAGTCCTGTCTTCGAGATTTAGTGCTGGTCGAGGAGCCTGGCTTCGCCAGCTGCGCATCCCAATATCAGAATCCAGCTGCCCAGTGTTTGGCCCAGGAAATCCAGCTCTCAAAGTTTCAGAGGAAGGTAAAGACAGAATGTTGTTTCTATTTCGGGACAAAGTTGGACGCATATCCTCCCAAGTATACTCCTCTTCCTCTGAAGTGAGCCATTTTTGTGCACTGGATCTACTTGCCATGCCATTTGATTCTAGCCGTTGCATCTTGGGAAGCCTATCATCAGCATCATTGCCTTGAGAATTTCCGTAGGCATCAATAAGTTCTCTTGCACTTTGTTTCCTATATTCTTCATCAAGCGTGCTCATCGAAGGCCGTTGTGCACTATCCTCAAAAGCATGTTGCCATTCAAACCAACCATTTCTATCAGGCAATCTTCTAGGATCATGCCCCAATACAGAATGAGACAGCTGCGGCATCTCTAGTGGTCTTTTTGGGGATGCATTCCTAGGGAGCACATCAGGAGGTGGTGATCTGGACATATCTCTTCTTATCAATCCAATACGTGATTGAAATGTTTCTTGTTGATCAGGATTTTCAGTATACAGTATCATAGATCTCTGTCCATATGATTCCAGGAAAGATTATAAGCAACACTTGCGTTATAAGTAGAAATGACATGCTACATTGTAAGTTATAAAACTGAAAGGGTCAAATGCATTCTGAAATATATGGATACCATTTCATCTAAATAAATCTGAAGGACCTTGCATTCTCTTGATggaagacatctagctaatacTGAAAATGAGCTGTATCAACCCAGCAACAAGAAATGGTAATAGGCTAGGAGCTATCAGAACTTCAGATGACCTAGAACAGAGGAAGAGTTTACAAATAGAAATAGCACATGATTGTCATCTCAAATAAATGTATTAGCCCCTAGGAAAATCTATAAAAGAAACAGTCTCCTTGTGTCTACCAATGAAGGAGCACAATCAGACTACTGCCGGGTCAGTAAGCAGTATGTACGTAACTAGCCTAAAGCAGGTATTCTGCTAGActactaaaaatgaaaaaaatatatataCCAGCACACCAAGATGCTGTCATCAGGGTTAGCCTGCTCCTAGCCCTTGGGAGTTGGAGCCACAACTGCGCTCAGACAAGCTCCTCCCAGCTGCCAGCAATGGCCCTCGTCAATATTTGTtgtgacccaaatcatgatttgAGTTCTGGTGCATGTTTGTTAGGAGGTTTTTTGTACTTCTCATTATTGCGTAGAGATCACCAAGGGAGATTGAACTAGGAGGTGAGAGAGCAAATGTAGCACCCACCGCAATCGTCACCAACTCAAATACTTCCAGTGGTATCAGGAAAGTAACATCATACCTTTAGCCCATCGACATCACCATGGATCCTACGCCAACACCCGAAATGCCAATTGGACCAATGACTAGAGCACGGGCCCGGCCCATGGAATCCGAGGTGAATTCACTCCTCTTCGAACTTCCTATGCCTTcccatgagacatggctactacctacaACCGGGACTCTATGCATACTCAGGTACCAAGGAATTGACCATGAAGAAGCGAGGGGAGAAGGCCAAGTCATAGTGGAGGAGAAGCGAGGAGACAAGGAAGAAATGCAGCCGAAACTATAGCGGCCAAACGTCCGGACGACTGCGGCCTCCAACGCGGACGTCCGACCTGACCCAGGACAATCCAGCTTCCAGCCCGCACGTCCGGCTCCTAGAGATCGCTCCATGCCCGACCACACCAGCTGGAGCAACGCCTGCATCAGCGGACAGACTATCCGCCATCCAACCCAGACGTCCGACCCCTGCCTGCGTGCAACTCAGGCCAAGAGGTCATGTACCCCTCTCCTACCACCCTCCTTTGCCCCTACACTATATACTGTACCCTGGACTCCCATTAGGGTTAGCAAAGCATATAACTAGACCTTGAGAGAGCTTTGGTCATCATATCTCCTCCTAGCCTCCCAAGGTATCCTAAGGGAGAAGGATTCACCAATTGGAGCACCAAGGCCTCCTTTCCCACTAGGATTTGGAGAAGAACGTCTCTCAAGGCCCCACCTCTCTTAGATGTTTTGGAAGAGCTTTTACTTCCTACTTGTTGCTTGTGGATCCTAAGGGAGAAGGATTCACCAACTGTTTGGGTGTTTGTAAAGTACATGTGTGATGAAACTTGTTCAATCTAGTTTATCCTCTTGTGTTTCTTGAGCTATTTCTGTTTTCTCCCCTTGCTGTGAAGATTGAGCATCAAATAAGGCTTTGCCCCACATCATATGCTCTCCTACACAAGAACTTGGAATGATGAGACTGTATGTGGGGTGCTTGACTGCTTGTAATGCTTTGCTTATGACCTTGATGGCTCGGTTTACACTGTTATGCTACCAAAATTTATAATAATGTAAGTTGGAAGCCCCAACATACTCGGTTATGTGGATTTCCAAGACAAGGCAGGTGATATGTTGCATACCTAAGAAGGGTGAAAAATGCAAAAGGTCTGACTTGCAAGTTGCTACCACCAAGTACTCCGCTACTGACAATACGATTTAATTTGTGCAATTTAGTTATGGATGAAAGCATGGAAGCACTACCAACTACTCAAAATGAGAAGAGTACAACTTCTCTAGTTCATACACAGAGAACGGCTCCTAGGTTTGGAAGCCAGGCTaggagtagaacacaaaggaaaAGATATGACAAAAGGAGCAAAAGGGCAGATGGAATACTGAATACCTGGAGCTTTGAAGAAGTGGAAGGAAATCCCCGCAAACTATTTGTTGTTAACCCATTAATATGATCCTCCGCCACGTCAAGCATTTGCCTGCCTCGAGTTGCTAGCTGATCCACCTGATTATTAAAAATTACTGACTTCAACAATTTTAATTTTGATCTGCAACAAGCCTCAAAGGTTGCCAGCCACAGAGGATAACAAGAACATACTTGAATTCCAAAAATTACACCCAACTATTGGCCATTATTGAACTGTCCCATTTAACGGATATAACAATATTCTTACCTTGGTACCATTCTTGAGTTGGTGTTGCGCTTCTAGATACTTTGGATTTACATGGATGCCATGAGATGGCCTAGGAGATAACGACTCTGGCTGTCGCGGAATAGTCGTTGTGGCAGGACGCTTATTCTCTGAAGGAGAAAACTGAAGCTCATCCTCGATCCCTTGAAGGACAGAAGAAGGGAACACTTGCGACCAGGTACGGAAGAGGTGTCGCATTGCAGGATGCTGTTTGGGATGAACTTCCCTGTATGCAAAACAAAATACCTTCTGCAATCGAGTGGCAAAGTCCTCTACATATTCTCTTCCTATGTTCTTCACGATACTATCTAGCAGATACAAAGATGGCAATTTCTGCTCGActggcacctgcaagaacattgCAGAATGATGCCTATCATGCAAACAAACCTTAGGTGTAGAGATAATTGATAGAAGCAAGCATGTGAAATAAAAATTCTACCAGGATTAACTCTCATATTTTTCCATCTATAACTGCATAATGCCCTCttcagaaaagaaaaaggaaacatTGTTCTATCACCAAACATAAATAGACAAAATCATATCTGCCAAGTAACATCTAATTAGTTCACATCCAATCCAGTAATCCCCATAGTTTTAAAATACTATTCCCTAACACTTCCACTTCAGGCTGCAATCCTATTTTACAAGTTGACGACAACAGGACATCTGAACAGAATATAGTACCCCAGAAAACCAGCTTTCATCATAACTAACTGTCTCCACTGCTAATTTTATTCAGTTTCACCCTATCAAAAGTTCCTAGCCAAAATAGCAGTTGCCGTATCTGGCAACCAAATTATGCAACCGCAATGCCTATGCACAAGGTGGGTTTCAACCACATTACCAACTATGCACCCTATATCAGAAAAATAATACAGTATTAAGAATAGACAGAGCAAATTAGATCACAGTGTATACAACTCAAATTGCATTTATTTGCTTCAAAACTCCTAAATCCAAGTCACTGTGATTACTAAATTCTAGCTGTCGAATTTGTAACCAGCAACGTATCTACAAACAGTAACTCTGAGATTGCACACTACATGAGCACCAACGCATCTAAATGTTTCGCATGAAAATGCAGTGAACACACTATTCTAGGGACAAAGGGTGTGTAAAGGACATCAAGCCCAAACTTTAACAGTAGTTTCACGAAACTTCTCAACTTTGAGCAAACCCTAGCACCAGCGGAAATCTACAAGTAAGCATCGGCCGAATAAGCACAGCAAGCAGCTCCTCATGCAGACCTAGCCCTCAAATCCCAAGCCTTTCTTTCTCAAAATACAACATGACCGCCCTCGGGAAAAGCATGGAAGGGAGAGCAACCACCTCAAGGATGCGGGCGCAGATGACGTCGGCGATGCCCCTGGCGGCGAGCGCGGCGTGCTGGCCCGCGATGATGGTAAGCTCGGTGATGATGGGCTTGCAGTTGAAGGTGAGCTCGGCGAGGGCCTCCTTGTAGACGCCCACCACCGCGGCCGCCCCCGGCTCCTCTCCCGCCTCCTCCCGCAGCCGCGCGCGGAACCGCTCCACGACCTGGCCCACGACTGGGGCCGCCGCAGCGGCGGAGGCCATAgggagatctagggtttcgggggaaagGGCGGCGTGGGCTAGGGTTTGGGAAGATGGCGACGAGGAGGCATGCGGAAGCGAAGCAAAGCCAAGCCAAGCCGGGAAGGAGTTGGATTGATTTGGGATTTGTAACACGGGACGATCGTCTGATCCTTTTCCCGATCGTCTTCGACCTGCCGTAATTTAATCCCGAGTAAGAGCAATGTTTGCTCCCAAGCTAGCCCCACCAAAAGTTTGGAAATAAGCGCATGATCATTTTTTTGGCGAATTGACGATCTCTATTTTCATTTCAGTATTAAAAATATCAAAAGTCTCCCTAAAAAATAATCAAACGTCATAATGGCTCAACCTACTATTCTTCCCACTTATCATGATGGCTCAACCGATCGATCCTCCTCCCTCCCCACCCCTCCATCCCCACGCGAAAATAATTCACATATGCACAAGGGCACAACCCGGAAAAAAAGAAACTTCAGCAACCCATGCACACACTTCTGAATCTTGCCCCAACCCCTCGGCCTCGATCCCATCTCTCATCTAAAATTTATTGTCGCCAATGTGCTCCCACCCGATCTCATCTCCATTTCAAAATTTATTGATGTCATTGTGCTTCCAGCCGACTCCACTCGCGTCCTACATACATCATCGTCCATGGCAGCCATGAAGACCATAGCGGCGGAGAAATAGTCATAATCCACCAGCGTCGTCGCCTAATTGTAGGGGAACCTGTCCACAACCTTTGTAACGATCCGAGACCGACGCTCTGGATGCCTTTCATGTTTTTGGGTTAGCCGTGTTAATTGCTTGcttgttgcatttcatcatggcATCATGCGCATTGTATTTGCATccctccctaataataaagcacagGTTGACTCCGTGTGTTCATAGTCACAATACCCCTTTTTTCTGCGAATTTGCGTTTTTGGTTTGAATTAAAACATAtacgcgaggtggtactaatctatccctaataataaagtatggattgactccgtgggttcaccgtcacaatatgTTTTTTCCTGTGAATTTACGTTGATCAACCACGGATTGCTTCTTCCTCCGTAAATTTCGTTTGTCCGTTCGTCGTTTGACTTTTGGTTTCACCCGTAAAAGTAAATTTCGCCGGCGCACTGGCCTAGCGCGTACACTCAAGTGGGTTCTCGGCCCAATAACAAGCGTGTTCCCATGGGCCCACTATGACGCCCCCCGATtcgatcgtacactaatcatacacgcaagttgaaagcacaagtgctccctaggtggttttgataattgatgacaacatatctcctgttggactaacatttctatctagcatgtttcagataagttcaacaatggagtggcatggactaaaggttgtgggaacttcttcaagatgctaaggacaaaggattggctaaagcttaaagctcaagactcctcattttacattttagtgatccaagatcacattgagtccatatgaaaagccaatactatcaaggagggatgaggtgttgcttaatgagcctcttgcttcatgtgcttaatgatatgctccaaaatcctcaactactttcccacttccacatatgacctaaaccctaagccaaactcggtcttaccgattcttcctatccggcgccaccgagtttcacttgtcataagccactgtcaaaccctaatcagttcggtctcaccgatgggatctcggtctcaccgagctgggcttgcaaactctctgttacccattgcaatattctcggtcccaccgagatatgcaatcggtcccactgagtttgcttgaccaaatctcagtttcacttattacccaaatcggtcccaccgagtttgagtaatcggtcaaaccgagttttggatttaccctaaccctagcacatcggtcccaccgagttgatccagtcggtcccaccgaaatctctaatggtcactaggtttaccttttcggtccgaccgagtttgttgattcggtcccaccgagattggaaaactgtgtgtaacggttggattttgtgtggaggctatatatacccctccacctcctcttcattcgtggagagagccatcagaacacatacacaattccaactcatatgttctgagagagaaccacctactcatgtgttgagatcaagacattccattcctaccatatgaatcttgatctctagccttcccaagttgctttccactcaaatatttt belongs to Triticum urartu cultivar G1812 chromosome 7, Tu2.1, whole genome shotgun sequence and includes:
- the LOC125522208 gene encoding polyadenylation and cleavage factor homolog 4-like, which translates into the protein MASAAAAAPVVGQVVERFRARLREEAGEEPGAAAVVGVYKEALAELTFNCKPIITELTIIAGQHAALAARGIADVICARILEVPVEQKLPSLYLLDSIVKNIGREYVEDFATRLQKVFCFAYREVHPKQHPAMRHLFRTWSQVFPSSVLQGIEDELQFSPSENKRPATTTIPRQPESLSPRPSHGIHVNPKYLEAQHQLKNGTKVDQLATRGRQMLDVAEDHINGLTTNSLRGFPSTSSKLQRSMILYTENPDQQETFQSRIGLIRRDMSRSPPPDVLPRNASPKRPLEMPQLSHSVLGHDPRRLPDRNGWFEWQHAFEDSAQRPSMSTLDEEYRKQSARELIDAYGNSQGNDADDRLPKMQRLESNGMASRSSAQKWLTSEEEEYTWEDMRPTLSRNRNNILSLPSSETLRAGFPGPNTGQLDSDIGMRSWRSQAPRPALNLEDRTGHVDIATSRRYPGNFGLQNGAISEYHSSENTLDPGRILAMSAPPWQQTNGLPLRIQAPQPSSTLNRLALPTDVEMPVKMLATGGPYDAMHVDLPLTNRSSPAPAPIEWPLHHHSQPPHNTKDIRGATDSLEVRPFIRHGVNSSVFVPRHLYDALDRKTVSTGNLAQPPYQHPDLLSSSQQNQGTNFGNQSQPHDVPQFHPHSHSHPPEAFRSFAPSMPIAPPQNPFQGQGGSAAVPPVTPLPNTFSVTPTVQPYGVSSVSSFALPPLHRGLPPASLQMGPSSSQVGGPTTYFSGILSNLMNHGVITLEPSSQPQDSVGVDFNVDLKVRNESVINALYQDLHRQCKTCGLRFKCQEEHRAHMDWHVTKNRNSKNRKQSSRKYFVTVGEWLRAAETVGNDGVPSFELTEPIPDRNKEKEMAVPADENQTTCALCQEPFEDFYSDETEEWMYKGAVYMNAPDGNIVGLQRSHLGPIVHSKCRSGPSNIS